A genomic segment from Deltaproteobacteria bacterium encodes:
- a CDS encoding putative selenate ABC transporter substrate-binding protein — protein MTRQLARRLFLLLFTLFFLVGVAAADTLRLSAIPDEDPQELLRKYKPFTDYIEKEVGLEVKFVPVVDYAATVEGLAANRLDIVWYGGFTSVQAVERAQGATRLAMREEDASFKSVFVTRTDSGIKTLADLKGKTFAFGSVSSTSGHLMPRHFLKAAGVDPERDFKKFGFSGAHDATAAWVAANRVDAGALNFLVWKKLVDNKKIDTGKVHAFWTTPPYVDYVWVARGGVSEEVREKFKQALLKLDYTKPADKEIMDLQRTRKFIPAKDSDWDGIKKAAIAAGMLKVN, from the coding sequence ATGACGCGACAACTCGCCCGGCGGCTGTTCCTGCTCTTGTTCACTCTGTTCTTCCTCGTCGGCGTCGCGGCGGCCGACACGCTGCGTCTCTCCGCGATCCCGGACGAGGACCCGCAGGAGCTGTTGCGCAAGTACAAGCCCTTCACCGACTACATCGAAAAGGAAGTGGGCCTGGAGGTCAAGTTCGTACCGGTGGTGGACTACGCGGCCACCGTGGAAGGGCTGGCCGCGAACCGTCTCGACATCGTCTGGTACGGCGGCTTCACCTCGGTCCAGGCGGTGGAGCGCGCCCAGGGGGCCACGCGGCTGGCCATGCGCGAAGAGGACGCGAGCTTCAAGAGCGTCTTCGTCACGCGCACGGATTCCGGGATCAAGACCTTGGCCGACCTCAAGGGCAAGACCTTCGCCTTCGGCAGCGTCAGCTCCACCTCAGGACACCTGATGCCGCGTCATTTCCTCAAGGCCGCCGGCGTGGACCCCGAGCGGGACTTCAAGAAATTCGGCTTCAGCGGCGCGCACGACGCCACGGCCGCGTGGGTGGCGGCGAACCGGGTGGACGCCGGTGCCCTCAATTTCCTGGTGTGGAAGAAGCTCGTTGACAACAAGAAGATCGACACCGGCAAGGTCCACGCTTTTTGGACCACGCCGCCGTACGTCGACTACGTATGGGTTGCCCGGGGAGGCGTTTCCGAGGAAGTCCGCGAGAAGTTCAAGCAGGCGCTCCTGAAGCTCGACTACACCAAGCCCGCGGACAAGGAGATCATGGACTTGCAGCGCACCCGCAAGTTCATTCCCGCCAAGGACTCGGATTGGGACGGCATCAAGAAGGCGGCCATCGCCGCCGGCATGCTGAAGGTGAATTGA
- a CDS encoding ATP-binding cassette domain-containing protein produces the protein MTAPRQYHLERVRKEFARGQVALEGFDLTVAQGERVALIGPSGAGKTTLFRMLNCTIRPTSGRLRIDGEEVRELYGRRLREMRRRIGTIYQQHNLVPRLRVVHNVLSGRLGGWSLLGSLASLVRPAHLDAAHRALADVGIPEKLFSRTDELSGGQQQRVAIARVLMQDPEVILADEPVSSVDPSLAETIIKLLMTISDQTRKTLMVNLHSTDLALSYFPRVVGMKQGVKLFDTAAGQVTPELLRELYSGPASVNGTGSAVHEAEHPQVAI, from the coding sequence TTGACGGCGCCGCGACAATACCACCTGGAGCGCGTGCGCAAGGAATTCGCACGCGGCCAGGTGGCGCTGGAAGGGTTCGACCTGACGGTGGCCCAGGGCGAGCGGGTGGCCCTCATCGGACCTAGCGGCGCGGGGAAGACCACGCTCTTCCGCATGCTCAATTGCACCATCCGGCCCACCTCGGGCCGGCTGCGCATCGACGGCGAGGAGGTGCGGGAGCTGTACGGCCGGCGCCTCAGGGAGATGCGCCGCCGCATCGGCACCATCTACCAGCAGCACAACCTGGTGCCGCGCCTGCGCGTGGTCCACAACGTGCTCTCCGGGCGGCTTGGGGGCTGGTCGTTGCTGGGCTCCCTGGCCTCCCTGGTGCGTCCCGCCCACCTGGACGCCGCCCACCGGGCGCTCGCCGACGTGGGCATCCCCGAGAAGCTCTTCAGCCGCACGGACGAGCTGTCCGGCGGCCAGCAGCAGCGCGTGGCCATCGCCCGCGTGCTGATGCAGGACCCCGAGGTCATCCTGGCGGACGAGCCCGTGTCGTCGGTGGATCCGTCCCTGGCCGAAACGATTATCAAGCTGCTCATGACCATCAGCGACCAGACCCGCAAGACCCTGATGGTGAACCTGCACAGCACCGACCTGGCGCTGTCCTACTTCCCCAGGGTCGTGGGCATGAAGCAGGGCGTGAAGCTCTTCGACACCGCCGCGGGCCAAGTGACCCCGGAGCTTCTGCGGGAGCTTTACTCCGGCCCGGCTTCGGTCAACGGTACGGGCTCGGCGGTCCATGAAGCGGAGCATCCGCAGGTCGCGATCTGA
- the phnE gene encoding phosphonate ABC transporter, permease protein PhnE — MSFPSRTLGSRSVFPYVFGGLFLILLADSWRRAEVAPGIFFEPEGREHLWQFVTGMYPPELSWEFLQFMVRPTIETIQISVMGTLIAVVIGFPLGLLATSTFSFQGILHETEFRNAGLRHGLKVCFYGLARALLSLFRCIPEFVWAFMFVRAVGLGPFPGVLAIGVAYGGMLGKVYSEIFESVNERPLEAIQSTGAGRLQIFFYGWFPQVLPNITSYTLYRWECAVRTSAILGLVGAGGIGQQIQISIRMFNFHEVTTLLLILFALVAGADYVSAKVRSLL; from the coding sequence ATGAGCTTCCCTTCCCGGACTCTGGGGTCCCGATCGGTTTTTCCCTACGTCTTCGGCGGGCTCTTCCTTATCCTCCTGGCCGATAGCTGGCGCCGCGCCGAGGTCGCCCCGGGGATCTTCTTCGAGCCCGAGGGCCGGGAGCACCTGTGGCAGTTCGTCACCGGCATGTATCCGCCGGAACTGTCCTGGGAGTTCCTGCAGTTCATGGTCCGGCCGACCATCGAGACCATCCAGATCTCGGTCATGGGTACGCTGATCGCGGTGGTCATCGGTTTCCCTCTGGGGCTGCTGGCCACCAGCACCTTCAGCTTTCAGGGCATTCTCCACGAGACCGAGTTCCGCAACGCCGGGCTGCGGCACGGCCTCAAGGTCTGCTTCTACGGCCTGGCGCGGGCGTTGCTCAGCCTGTTCCGCTGCATCCCCGAGTTCGTCTGGGCCTTCATGTTCGTGCGCGCCGTGGGCCTGGGGCCGTTCCCCGGCGTGCTCGCCATCGGCGTGGCCTACGGCGGCATGCTCGGCAAGGTGTACTCCGAGATCTTCGAGTCCGTGAACGAGCGCCCGCTGGAAGCCATCCAGTCCACCGGCGCCGGGCGGCTGCAGATCTTCTTCTACGGCTGGTTCCCGCAGGTGCTGCCCAACATCACCTCGTACACCCTGTACCGCTGGGAGTGCGCCGTGCGCACCTCGGCCATCCTGGGATTGGTGGGGGCAGGCGGCATCGGCCAGCAGATTCAGATCTCCATCCGGATGTTCAACTTCCATGAGGTCACCACCCTGCTGCTCATCCTCTTCGCGCTGGTGGCGGGGGCGGACTACGTGAGCGCGAAGGTGAGGTCGCTGCTGTGA
- the phnE gene encoding phosphonate ABC transporter, permease protein PhnE — protein MDEVRALRAGARSRSRVFTYVILSLLAALFVWSYQGSEIDLGMLFSADGGGAIADYVERLFPPDLSPKVVADAVAGAWETLAISLVGTVLSVVIALSLAFFGARNLVYAGLLYEMETRRSLGALRRVPYLAAKAILNFLRTIPEMLWALIFVFLVGLGPFPGVLALGVHTGGVLGKLFAEVLEDVDLQPVESLQSTGAGKIQILFYGILPQVLPQFISYTLYRWEVNIRVAAVLGFVGAGGLGQRIHIAMSLFLEQQLLTLLIALYVLVTGVDYLSAYLRRRVV, from the coding sequence ATGGACGAGGTGCGGGCGCTCCGGGCCGGGGCGCGCTCGCGCTCGCGCGTCTTCACCTATGTGATCCTGAGCCTGCTGGCGGCGCTCTTCGTCTGGAGCTACCAGGGGTCGGAGATCGACCTCGGCATGCTCTTCAGCGCGGACGGCGGCGGCGCCATCGCGGATTACGTCGAGCGCCTTTTCCCGCCGGACCTCTCGCCCAAGGTGGTGGCCGACGCCGTGGCCGGCGCCTGGGAGACCCTGGCCATCTCTCTGGTCGGCACCGTGCTGTCGGTGGTCATCGCGCTGTCGCTGGCCTTTTTCGGCGCGCGCAATCTCGTGTACGCGGGCCTGCTTTACGAGATGGAAACCCGACGCAGCCTTGGCGCGTTGCGGCGCGTTCCGTACCTCGCGGCCAAGGCGATCCTGAACTTCCTGCGCACCATCCCGGAGATGCTGTGGGCGCTGATCTTCGTCTTTCTCGTGGGGCTGGGCCCGTTCCCGGGCGTGCTGGCTCTCGGCGTGCACACCGGCGGCGTGCTCGGCAAGCTCTTCGCCGAGGTGCTGGAGGACGTGGACCTGCAACCCGTCGAGTCGCTCCAGTCCACCGGCGCCGGCAAGATCCAGATCCTGTTCTACGGCATCCTGCCCCAGGTGCTGCCCCAGTTCATTTCCTACACGCTGTACCGCTGGGAGGTGAACATCCGCGTGGCCGCGGTGCTGGGCTTCGTCGGCGCCGGCGGCCTCGGCCAGCGCATCCACATCGCCATGAGCCTGTTCCTGGAACAGCAACTGCTGACGCTGCTCATCGCCCTGTACGTCCTGGTGACGGGAGTGGATTACCTGAGCGCGTATCTGCGGCGGCGGGTGGTGTGA
- a CDS encoding alcohol dehydrogenase catalytic domain-containing protein, translating into MPVPREGELLVRIRAATTCGTDVKVFRRGGHPRMLRVPTPFGHEFAGSVAALGPGVSGYKPGDRVVVANSAPCGRCAYCEAGRENLCRHLEYLNGAFAEYIRIPRRFVEVSTYRLDPELPYEVAALVEPVACVIHGVDASRLDDGADVLVHGAGPIGLLLTAVLAVRGHGVVATDPNPHRLDVARALGARDTVEVDRRTAQSERLRSRSRDGDGFDCTIDATGIPAVWQDAVACVRPGGVVNLFGGCAPGTTIPLDTASVHYNELTVMGAYHHRPATVARALEMLSRKTLDPRPLLSAEVPLQGLEKALRSMMAREALKVVVRP; encoded by the coding sequence GTGCCCGTGCCCCGCGAGGGAGAGTTGTTGGTGCGCATTCGGGCGGCTACCACCTGCGGGACGGACGTGAAGGTGTTTCGGCGCGGGGGGCATCCGCGGATGTTGCGGGTGCCGACGCCGTTCGGGCATGAGTTCGCGGGGTCGGTGGCGGCGTTGGGTCCCGGCGTGTCCGGCTACAAGCCCGGAGACCGGGTGGTGGTGGCCAACTCGGCGCCGTGCGGACGCTGTGCGTATTGTGAGGCGGGGCGGGAGAATCTTTGCCGCCACCTCGAGTATCTGAATGGCGCGTTCGCGGAGTACATCCGTATTCCCCGGCGGTTCGTCGAAGTCAGCACGTATCGTCTTGACCCGGAGCTTCCCTACGAGGTCGCCGCGCTGGTGGAGCCGGTGGCCTGTGTCATCCACGGGGTCGACGCCAGCAGGCTGGACGACGGTGCCGACGTTCTGGTCCATGGTGCGGGGCCCATCGGCCTGCTGCTTACCGCGGTGCTGGCGGTCCGCGGCCACGGCGTGGTGGCTACCGATCCCAATCCGCACCGACTCGACGTGGCGCGGGCTCTTGGAGCGCGGGACACGGTGGAAGTGGACCGCCGCACCGCCCAGAGTGAACGTCTGCGGTCCCGTTCACGGGACGGGGACGGCTTCGACTGTACCATTGACGCCACCGGCATACCCGCGGTCTGGCAGGACGCGGTGGCCTGCGTGCGCCCGGGAGGGGTGGTCAACCTGTTCGGCGGGTGCGCGCCGGGGACGACGATTCCTTTGGACACGGCTTCGGTCCACTACAACGAGCTTACCGTCATGGGCGCCTATCATCACCGGCCGGCCACGGTGGCGCGGGCGCTGGAGATGTTGAGCCGGAAGACGCTGGACCCGCGGCCCCTTCTGTCCGCCGAGGTGCCGCTTCAGGGCCTGGAGAAGGCATTGCGGTCGATGATGGCGCGGGAGGCACTGAAGGTCGTGGTGCGGCCTTGA
- the dnaX gene encoding DNA polymerase III subunit gamma/tau has product MSYLVLARKWRPQSLADMVGQQHIARVLTNAIQSERIAHCYLFTGVRGVGKTSAARILAKALNCVDGPTPTPCNECPRCREIGDARSLDVYEIDGASNRGIDEVRQIIENVRYQPAAARFKVYIIDEVHQVTKDAFNALLKTLEEPPPFAKFILATTEVHRLPETILSRCQRFDFRRIGVQDIHERLRQIAEVEGLNITDGALTLLSRAAQGSMRDAQSLLEQVLSFADPEADGAVDEPLLRDILGVAERRVLYEISAAIIAGNAAACLDLVAEVATHGVDLAALSRELVEHFRNLLVLRLMDARAGTPEAGPLAGSRRLMDLTAEEMALLREQARDVDPETLINFYRFVVQGDDTVSRSPYPRFDLEVSLVRVATLPRTVNIADAIDELRRLERKLDAEEPAQSDGSVERGKGPAGGATPPGRAASREEAPRQAAAPSQDAPPPEAATPVQDAAPARAEAPPIHQDELPIHTDEPPIHAEAPPSHVEAPSDPGTPPDRSAGETATPAPPPAGEAQPAEPTPAGWKGFVEFVNAEEPMLGASLHRARMLELSGDSVRLGLEGGFHLRYLGDREAITLLEGFLARFFERPMSVVVVADSGGQGGTETVPDGDDGSTVDIVGEALRIFGGSVK; this is encoded by the coding sequence ATGTCCTACCTTGTCCTGGCGCGCAAGTGGCGTCCGCAGAGTCTTGCGGACATGGTCGGGCAACAGCACATCGCACGCGTCCTCACCAACGCCATCCAGAGCGAGCGTATCGCCCATTGCTATCTGTTCACCGGAGTGCGCGGCGTGGGCAAGACCAGCGCCGCGCGCATCCTGGCCAAGGCATTGAACTGCGTGGACGGGCCTACGCCGACGCCATGCAACGAGTGCCCGCGCTGCCGGGAGATCGGCGACGCGCGCTCCCTCGACGTTTATGAGATCGACGGCGCCTCGAACCGGGGCATCGACGAGGTGCGGCAGATCATCGAGAACGTGCGCTACCAGCCGGCGGCGGCACGCTTCAAGGTGTACATCATCGATGAGGTGCACCAAGTCACCAAGGACGCTTTCAACGCGCTCCTCAAGACCCTGGAGGAGCCGCCGCCCTTCGCCAAGTTCATCCTTGCCACCACCGAGGTCCACCGCCTTCCGGAGACCATCCTGTCGCGCTGCCAGCGCTTCGACTTTCGCCGCATCGGGGTTCAGGACATCCACGAGCGGCTGCGGCAAATCGCGGAGGTCGAGGGGCTGAACATCACCGACGGCGCGTTGACGCTCCTGAGCCGCGCGGCCCAGGGCAGCATGCGCGACGCCCAGTCGCTCCTTGAGCAGGTGCTGTCGTTCGCCGACCCGGAAGCGGACGGGGCCGTGGACGAGCCTCTCTTGCGGGACATTCTGGGGGTGGCCGAGCGGCGTGTGCTGTACGAGATCTCCGCGGCGATCATCGCCGGCAACGCCGCGGCGTGTCTCGACCTGGTGGCGGAGGTGGCCACCCATGGAGTGGACCTGGCCGCGTTGTCGCGAGAGCTGGTGGAACATTTCCGCAACCTCCTGGTGCTACGCTTGATGGATGCGCGGGCGGGGACGCCGGAGGCCGGCCCGTTGGCGGGGTCGCGGCGGCTCATGGACCTCACGGCCGAGGAAATGGCTTTGCTGCGCGAGCAGGCTCGGGACGTCGATCCCGAGACCCTCATCAACTTCTATCGCTTCGTGGTGCAGGGTGACGACACCGTGTCCCGGTCGCCCTATCCGCGGTTCGATCTCGAAGTCTCCCTGGTACGGGTGGCGACGCTGCCGCGCACCGTGAACATCGCCGACGCCATCGACGAGCTGCGGCGGCTGGAGCGGAAGCTCGACGCCGAGGAGCCTGCCCAGTCCGACGGTTCGGTTGAACGAGGGAAGGGACCGGCTGGAGGCGCTACGCCACCGGGCAGAGCAGCGTCCCGTGAGGAGGCTCCGCGTCAGGCCGCGGCTCCGTCCCAGGATGCGCCGCCGCCCGAAGCCGCCACACCGGTTCAGGATGCGGCGCCGGCGCGTGCCGAGGCACCGCCCATCCATCAAGACGAACTGCCGATCCACACCGACGAGCCGCCCATCCACGCGGAGGCACCGCCATCGCACGTCGAGGCGCCATCCGACCCGGGGACACCGCCGGACCGTAGCGCCGGAGAAACGGCCACGCCCGCGCCGCCGCCGGCGGGCGAGGCCCAGCCCGCTGAACCGACCCCTGCCGGCTGGAAGGGGTTCGTGGAATTCGTCAACGCCGAGGAGCCCATGCTGGGCGCCTCCCTGCATCGAGCCAGAATGCTGGAACTTTCGGGCGACAGCGTGAGGCTGGGACTCGAAGGGGGCTTTCATCTGCGGTATCTTGGAGACAGGGAGGCGATAACGTTGCTCGAAGGGTTCCTGGCACGCTTTTTCGAGCGCCCGATGTCCGTCGTGGTGGTGGCGGATTCGGGCGGGCAGGGCGGCACCGAGACAGTCCCGGACGGTGACGATGGCAGCACGGTGGACATCGTCGGCGAGGCATTGCGGATTTTTGGTGGTTCGGTCAAGTAG
- a CDS encoding YbaB/EbfC family nucleoid-associated protein — protein sequence MSQGLGGMGGLMKQAQEMQAKLAKIQEELAKKTVEASSGGGMVRVTVNGQFMLVSIKVDPAVIDPEEVEMLEDLVRAAVNEGLRRAREMASEEMSKLTGGFKIPGITP from the coding sequence ATGAGTCAGGGTTTGGGCGGCATGGGCGGGCTGATGAAGCAGGCCCAGGAAATGCAGGCGAAGCTCGCGAAGATCCAGGAGGAGCTTGCCAAGAAGACCGTGGAGGCCTCCAGCGGCGGCGGCATGGTGCGGGTCACGGTCAACGGCCAGTTCATGCTAGTTTCCATCAAGGTGGACCCCGCCGTCATCGATCCCGAGGAAGTGGAGATGCTGGAGGACTTGGTGCGGGCAGCGGTCAACGAGGGCCTCCGGCGAGCCCGCGAGATGGCCTCGGAGGAAATGAGTAAGCTCACCGGGGGCTTCAAGATTCCCGGAATCACTCCATGA
- the recR gene encoding recombination mediator RecR → MTGYPAPLARVIEQLSKLPGIGEKTAGRLAFHLLKERKEAVLALSGSMEKLKQEMGLCPQCFGLSEIPPGGEEVVPCRVCRDPARDTSIICVVEEPSDLMAVERSAEYKGLYHVLHGAIFPLNGVGPDALKIKELMTRLRANPPAEVIAATNATRAGDATALYLAKMIKPLGIRITRIARGLPIGGEIEYTDAGTLGEALDGRRDL, encoded by the coding sequence ATGACCGGTTACCCGGCACCGCTGGCCCGGGTCATCGAGCAGTTGTCCAAGCTGCCCGGCATCGGCGAGAAGACCGCCGGGAGGCTCGCCTTTCACCTGCTGAAGGAGCGTAAGGAAGCGGTGCTGGCCCTGTCCGGCAGCATGGAGAAGCTCAAGCAGGAGATGGGCCTCTGTCCCCAGTGCTTCGGGCTGAGCGAGATCCCGCCGGGAGGGGAAGAAGTGGTCCCGTGCAGGGTGTGCCGCGACCCGGCCCGCGACACCTCCATCATCTGCGTCGTCGAGGAGCCTTCGGACCTGATGGCGGTGGAACGCTCCGCCGAGTACAAGGGCCTCTACCACGTGCTTCACGGCGCCATCTTCCCGCTGAACGGCGTCGGTCCGGACGCCCTCAAGATCAAGGAGCTCATGACGCGGCTCCGCGCCAACCCTCCCGCCGAAGTCATCGCCGCCACCAACGCCACCCGGGCGGGAGACGCCACCGCCCTCTACCTCGCCAAGATGATCAAGCCCCTGGGCATCCGCATCACCCGCATCGCCCGCGGCCTCCCCATCGGAGGCGAGATCGAATACACCGACGCCGGCACCCTGGGCGAAGCCCTCGACGGTCGGCGCGATCTGTAG
- a CDS encoding xanthine dehydrogenase family protein molybdopterin-binding subunit, producing the protein MDDLKVVGRPVTRVDVDEKVTGTATYGYDLVLPDMLHGKVLFSTRAHARIVRIDLEKARQHPGVVAAISGADTPWTHGESIKDKPFLAQGKVRYIGEPVAAVAAVDEDTAQEALKLIEVEYEDLPAYFTPEDACQPGAVAIHEEFESYRKAPFIVGAPMPNVCEHFKLRTGDTAEGFRQSDMVLEEKYYVPIIQHAAMEPHSAHAQVDPETGRVTVWVANDAPFRALTEVSEALGLPQEQIRLINPLQGGGFGSKGGLKLEPIAMGLAFQTGGRPVRLKFNREETFISTLVRHEATVHIKSGVKNDGTLMARHMTLYWGGGAYAEKSPTVCIRGSLPSPGPYRIPHVHVDGYAVYTNKPVAGAFRGYGIPQGAWATEQHMDELARRLAMDPLEFRLKNVFVDGDMAYWGEQLHSVGLTETLTKAAAAIDWGKPKPAGVGRGLACISKPTRSPTTSKAGVLVDADNRVTVLAGTVEIGQGSNTILSQVAAEELRIPIEQVQVAPLDTDAIPFDASTTSSRSTYHMGNAVRGAAIHAREQLLEMAGPALEGKQEELVAADGKVRLKDNEDMALTYGELIRRRLGTDAVVRGDASYTYEIGKDLDLETGHSDHASAFYMYATQAAEASVDEETGRVRLHRVSAAHDVGKAINPLNCAAQIEGGVAQGIGSALHENLVIDETGKVRNPSFLDYHLVTSVDVPEIIPIVVECAEPEGPYGAKGLGEPGLAPTPAAIGNAVADAIKSRIRDLPLTPERVFWALEERDRK; encoded by the coding sequence ATGGATGATCTCAAGGTAGTCGGCCGTCCCGTCACCCGGGTCGACGTCGACGAGAAGGTCACCGGAACCGCCACCTACGGCTACGACCTGGTGCTGCCGGACATGCTGCACGGCAAGGTGCTGTTCAGCACCCGGGCGCACGCGCGCATCGTCCGCATCGACCTGGAGAAGGCGCGCCAACACCCGGGCGTGGTGGCGGCCATCTCCGGCGCCGACACGCCCTGGACCCACGGCGAGTCCATCAAGGACAAGCCCTTCCTGGCCCAGGGCAAGGTGCGCTACATCGGCGAGCCCGTGGCCGCCGTGGCCGCGGTGGACGAAGACACGGCCCAGGAGGCGCTCAAGCTCATCGAGGTGGAGTACGAGGACCTGCCCGCCTACTTCACCCCCGAGGACGCCTGCCAGCCCGGCGCCGTGGCCATTCACGAGGAGTTCGAGAGCTACCGCAAGGCGCCCTTCATCGTCGGCGCGCCCATGCCCAACGTGTGCGAGCACTTCAAGCTGCGCACCGGCGACACCGCCGAGGGTTTCAGGCAGTCGGACATGGTGTTGGAGGAAAAGTACTACGTGCCGATCATCCAGCACGCCGCCATGGAGCCCCATTCGGCCCATGCCCAGGTGGACCCCGAAACCGGACGGGTCACCGTGTGGGTGGCCAACGACGCGCCCTTCCGGGCGCTCACGGAAGTGTCCGAGGCCCTGGGCCTGCCGCAGGAACAGATCCGCCTCATCAACCCGCTCCAGGGTGGCGGCTTCGGCTCCAAGGGCGGGCTCAAGCTCGAGCCCATCGCCATGGGCCTGGCGTTCCAAACCGGCGGGCGGCCGGTGCGGCTGAAGTTCAATCGCGAGGAGACCTTCATCTCGACGCTGGTGCGGCACGAGGCCACCGTGCACATCAAGAGCGGGGTCAAGAACGACGGCACGCTCATGGCCCGGCACATGACGCTCTACTGGGGCGGCGGCGCATACGCCGAGAAGAGCCCCACGGTGTGCATCCGGGGCAGCCTCCCCTCCCCCGGCCCCTACCGCATCCCCCACGTGCACGTGGACGGCTACGCGGTTTACACCAACAAGCCCGTGGCAGGCGCCTTTCGCGGCTACGGCATCCCTCAGGGCGCCTGGGCCACCGAGCAGCACATGGACGAGCTGGCGCGCCGGCTCGCCATGGACCCCCTCGAGTTCCGCCTCAAGAACGTCTTCGTGGACGGCGACATGGCCTACTGGGGCGAACAACTGCACAGCGTCGGCCTCACCGAGACCCTGACCAAGGCGGCGGCGGCCATCGACTGGGGCAAGCCCAAGCCGGCAGGAGTCGGCCGCGGCCTGGCCTGCATCTCCAAACCCACCCGTTCGCCCACCACCTCGAAGGCGGGCGTGCTCGTGGACGCGGACAACCGGGTGACCGTGCTGGCCGGCACGGTGGAGATCGGACAAGGCAGCAACACGATTCTCTCGCAGGTGGCCGCCGAAGAATTGCGGATACCCATCGAGCAGGTGCAGGTGGCGCCCCTGGACACCGACGCCATCCCCTTCGACGCCTCCACCACGTCCAGCCGCAGCACCTACCACATGGGCAACGCCGTGCGCGGAGCCGCCATCCACGCGCGCGAGCAGCTCCTGGAAATGGCCGGACCCGCGCTCGAAGGCAAGCAGGAAGAGCTGGTGGCGGCCGACGGCAAGGTGCGCCTCAAGGACAACGAGGACATGGCCCTGACCTACGGCGAACTGATCCGGCGGCGCCTGGGAACCGACGCGGTGGTACGCGGGGACGCCTCCTACACCTACGAGATCGGCAAGGACCTCGATCTGGAGACCGGCCACAGCGACCACGCGTCGGCCTTCTACATGTACGCCACCCAGGCCGCGGAGGCCTCGGTGGACGAGGAGACCGGCCGGGTTCGGCTGCACCGGGTGTCGGCGGCTCACGACGTGGGCAAGGCCATCAACCCGCTCAACTGCGCGGCGCAGATCGAGGGCGGCGTCGCCCAGGGCATCGGCTCCGCGCTCCACGAGAACCTGGTCATCGACGAGACCGGCAAGGTGCGCAACCCCTCGTTCCTGGACTACCACCTGGTCACGTCGGTGGACGTGCCCGAGATCATTCCCATCGTCGTCGAGTGCGCCGAGCCCGAGGGCCCCTACGGCGCCAAGGGACTCGGGGAACCGGGGCTGGCGCCGACCCCCGCGGCCATCGGCAACGCCGTGGCGGACGCGATCAAGTCGCGCATCCGGGACCTGCCGCTGACCCCGGAACGCGTCTTCTGGGCGCTGGAGGAGCGCGACCGGAAGTAG
- a CDS encoding (2Fe-2S)-binding protein, protein MSQPIEFTLNGTATSVDAPAHRLLLDLLRDEIGMTGTKEGCGTGDCGACTVYLNGKPVNSCLVLTGELAGADIVTIEGLKEGDAYHPIQAAFIEDGGAQCGYCTPGMLMMAKSFLEENPNPTDDEIRFALSGNLCRCTGYVKIVEAVQDAAAELRRRAAEGPNNG, encoded by the coding sequence ATGAGCCAACCCATTGAATTTACCTTGAACGGAACGGCGACGTCGGTGGACGCGCCGGCGCACCGCCTGCTGCTGGACCTGTTGCGGGACGAGATCGGCATGACCGGCACGAAGGAAGGCTGCGGCACCGGCGACTGCGGTGCGTGCACGGTGTACCTCAACGGCAAGCCCGTGAACTCGTGCCTGGTGCTCACGGGCGAGTTGGCGGGGGCCGACATCGTCACCATCGAGGGGCTGAAGGAAGGCGACGCCTACCACCCCATCCAGGCCGCCTTCATCGAGGACGGCGGCGCCCAGTGCGGCTACTGCACCCCGGGCATGCTGATGATGGCCAAGTCGTTCCTGGAAGAGAACCCCAACCCGACGGACGACGAAATCCGCTTCGCCCTGTCGGGCAACCTGTGCCGCTGCACCGGCTACGTAAAGATCGTCGAGGCGGTGCAGGACGCGGCCGCCGAGCTGCGGCGCCGCGCCGCCGAGGGACCGAACAATGGATGA